A single genomic interval of Tsukamurella paurometabola harbors:
- the trmB gene encoding tRNA (guanosine(46)-N7)-methyltransferase TrmB, protein MESVPQSQDPRAEHRRLYPRVTSFRSRRASLTPAQQLAMDTGWETLGRDIPPATPLPDGAPDGAPGTFPTPSHPLDAEAWFGRKAPLIVEIGSGTGTSTWAMAQAEPENDVVAVEVYLPGIAQLVGAVQRAELTNVRVIRGDGVAVLEDMIEPGSLTGVRVYFPDPWPKARHHKRRLLQPRMFSLIADRLRVGGILHVATDHADYAEAIAETAPLEPLLRPVVLPPRLADAGLPISVDRPVTKFQDKAAQVGREIHEFVWERVEEGEVR, encoded by the coding sequence ATGGAGAGCGTGCCCCAGTCCCAGGATCCCCGCGCCGAGCACCGTCGGCTGTACCCCCGCGTGACCAGTTTCCGGTCCCGCCGCGCCTCCCTCACCCCCGCCCAGCAACTGGCGATGGACACGGGCTGGGAGACGCTCGGCCGGGACATCCCGCCTGCCACCCCGCTTCCCGACGGTGCGCCCGACGGCGCGCCCGGGACGTTCCCGACGCCGTCGCACCCGCTGGACGCGGAGGCCTGGTTCGGGCGGAAGGCCCCGCTCATCGTGGAGATCGGCTCCGGCACCGGCACGTCGACGTGGGCGATGGCGCAGGCCGAGCCCGAGAACGACGTGGTGGCCGTCGAGGTGTACCTGCCGGGCATCGCGCAGCTCGTCGGCGCCGTGCAGCGCGCGGAGCTGACGAACGTGCGGGTGATCAGGGGCGACGGGGTCGCCGTGCTCGAGGACATGATCGAGCCCGGGTCGCTCACGGGGGTGCGCGTGTACTTCCCGGACCCGTGGCCGAAGGCCCGTCACCACAAGCGCCGGCTGCTGCAGCCGCGCATGTTCTCGCTGATCGCGGACCGTCTCCGTGTCGGAGGGATTCTGCACGTGGCTACGGATCATGCAGACTATGCAGAGGCGATTGCGGAGACCGCACCCTTGGAGCCGCTGCTGCGGCCCGTCGTGCTGCCGCCGCGGCTCGCCGATGCCGGGCTGCCGATCTCCGTCGACCGCCCGGTGACCAAGTTCCAGGACAAGGCCGCGCAGGTGGGCCGCGAGATCCACGAGTTCGTGTGGGAGCGCGTGGAGGAAGGAGAGGTGCGGTGA
- a CDS encoding MMPL family transporter, with amino-acid sequence MFAAIGRFTYAFRYTIIAVLFVSIAATGVWGFLGLGAKTKMNGLYDEASDSVASAQVTDKANGREMQPDILVLIKPAEGKKISDEDVMKAVAKTREDVLAKFATGDDAKLNPLNEKDPQESSLSYTMFAPGAPQANDGLYKKFTRTDADGGTWGFFTLPMKSADDTQRGKDWVEIQKPLMEILQSDANKATFEARVGGLVPVTSEVTEGVQKDQKKAEIIALPLVAIVLFFVYGGIVAAVLPMIIGVLTIGAAMAVASVMADFTDVNLFVGPIISLIGLGIAHDYGLFMVSRFREELDEGYDTPTAVRRTVMTAGRTVVMSSLLIVAALACLYISPLGLLTSMATGALLGVFIAALLSLVLLPAMLGVLGPRVFALSFHWFLTIFDKWNLPLIGGVIHWAAEKTGRAKTKANIEAGMWGKVTDAVMKRPKTAIVAVVTLLLAICIPIVGLQFGGISQTYLPPTNETRQTQDKFQELFPDNTGQPVKIVFTNASDEQIKQVLDEANKIPGFTHSNPADPNSARFSAATDAVSTAKGTSDKLVVRGQEVSVRVSNGSMQDPNDTKAVGEAVAALRSIKMDGADPSKGVGFLVGGMPVLQYDSIDSMISLLPNLMVLLVLVTTLAMFLAFGSLTLPIKAVLMSLLSLGSTLGFLTWMFVEGHGGDLFNFTGGPMMAPVLVLVIAVVFGLSTDYEVFVISRMIEERAGGATTNQAIRAGTANTGRIITAAAILLACVAAAFATSDLVMLKYVSFGLIFALLIDATVVRMVLVPAVMKLLGDDSWWAPVWMRKIQEAVGLGETSLPAETRDGRPLSSVKPASAAPGKAAPELVGAGAPASATRAPAAPDDGRLHPPSNLPDVRPARPTPVGPGPRRPGPPPGFSGRLELPPRPSAPTQRPPQDPRSYQQPVPGRGGPQGPGQAPGQPSRHRQGPPPGPHGAGPQGPRPSGPIGPGPSGPMPRQQRPGGPQGPQGGPQGPRQPYPPRPQGPGGPQGPRPQGPTGEGPRPQPGRRHSED; translated from the coding sequence TTGTTCGCAGCTATAGGACGCTTCACGTACGCGTTCCGATACACGATCATCGCGGTCCTCTTCGTGTCCATCGCCGCGACCGGCGTCTGGGGCTTCCTCGGGCTCGGCGCCAAGACCAAGATGAACGGCCTCTACGACGAGGCCAGTGACTCCGTGGCGTCGGCCCAGGTCACCGACAAGGCGAACGGCCGCGAGATGCAGCCCGACATCCTGGTGCTCATCAAGCCCGCGGAGGGCAAGAAGATCTCCGACGAGGACGTCATGAAGGCGGTCGCGAAGACCCGCGAGGACGTCCTGGCGAAGTTCGCGACCGGTGACGACGCCAAGCTGAACCCGCTCAACGAGAAGGATCCGCAGGAGAGCTCCCTCAGCTACACGATGTTCGCGCCGGGCGCGCCCCAGGCGAACGACGGGTTGTACAAGAAGTTCACCCGCACCGACGCCGACGGCGGTACCTGGGGCTTCTTCACCCTGCCGATGAAGTCGGCGGACGACACCCAGCGCGGCAAGGACTGGGTGGAGATCCAGAAGCCGCTCATGGAGATCCTCCAGTCGGACGCGAACAAGGCGACCTTCGAGGCGCGTGTCGGCGGCCTGGTACCGGTGACCTCCGAGGTCACGGAGGGCGTGCAGAAGGACCAGAAGAAGGCCGAGATCATCGCGCTGCCGCTCGTCGCGATCGTGCTGTTCTTCGTCTACGGCGGCATCGTGGCCGCGGTGCTGCCGATGATCATCGGTGTGCTGACGATCGGCGCCGCGATGGCGGTCGCCTCGGTGATGGCCGATTTCACGGACGTCAACCTGTTCGTCGGGCCGATCATCTCCCTCATCGGCCTGGGCATCGCCCACGACTACGGCCTGTTCATGGTCTCCCGGTTCCGGGAGGAATTGGACGAGGGGTACGACACACCGACGGCGGTCAGACGCACGGTCATGACCGCCGGCAGAACGGTGGTCATGTCCTCGCTGCTCATCGTCGCGGCTCTCGCGTGTCTCTACATCTCCCCGCTGGGCCTGCTCACGTCGATGGCCACGGGTGCGCTGCTGGGCGTGTTCATCGCCGCGCTGCTCTCGCTGGTCCTGCTGCCCGCGATGCTCGGCGTCCTCGGCCCGCGGGTCTTCGCGCTCAGCTTCCACTGGTTCCTCACGATCTTCGACAAGTGGAACCTGCCGCTGATCGGCGGCGTCATCCACTGGGCCGCGGAGAAGACGGGCCGCGCGAAGACCAAGGCCAACATCGAGGCCGGCATGTGGGGCAAGGTGACCGACGCGGTCATGAAGCGCCCGAAGACCGCCATCGTCGCCGTCGTGACGCTGCTGCTCGCGATCTGCATCCCGATCGTCGGGCTGCAGTTCGGCGGCATCTCGCAGACCTATCTGCCGCCGACCAACGAGACCCGGCAGACGCAGGACAAGTTCCAGGAGCTGTTCCCGGACAACACGGGCCAGCCGGTCAAGATCGTGTTCACCAACGCCAGCGACGAGCAGATCAAGCAGGTGCTCGACGAGGCGAACAAGATCCCCGGCTTCACGCACTCGAACCCCGCTGACCCGAACTCCGCGCGGTTCAGCGCGGCGACCGACGCCGTCTCCACCGCCAAGGGCACCTCGGACAAGCTCGTCGTCCGCGGCCAGGAGGTCTCGGTACGGGTGTCGAACGGCAGCATGCAGGATCCGAACGACACCAAGGCCGTCGGGGAGGCGGTGGCCGCGCTCCGCTCCATCAAGATGGACGGCGCGGACCCGAGCAAGGGCGTCGGCTTCCTGGTCGGCGGCATGCCGGTGCTGCAGTACGACTCGATCGACTCGATGATCAGCCTGTTGCCCAACCTGATGGTGCTGCTGGTCCTGGTCACCACGCTCGCGATGTTCCTGGCGTTCGGGTCGCTGACGCTGCCGATCAAGGCCGTGCTCATGTCGCTCCTGTCGCTGGGCTCGACGCTGGGCTTCCTGACCTGGATGTTCGTCGAGGGTCACGGTGGCGACCTGTTCAACTTCACCGGCGGCCCGATGATGGCGCCCGTGCTGGTGCTGGTGATCGCGGTGGTCTTCGGCCTCAGTACGGACTACGAGGTCTTCGTGATCTCCCGCATGATCGAGGAACGCGCGGGCGGTGCCACCACGAACCAGGCGATCCGCGCCGGCACGGCCAACACGGGCCGGATCATCACCGCGGCCGCGATCCTGCTGGCCTGCGTCGCGGCGGCGTTCGCCACGTCCGACCTGGTGATGCTGAAGTACGTCTCCTTCGGCCTGATCTTCGCGCTGCTCATCGACGCGACCGTGGTCCGCATGGTGCTCGTGCCGGCGGTGATGAAGCTGCTCGGCGACGACTCCTGGTGGGCGCCGGTGTGGATGCGCAAGATCCAGGAGGCGGTGGGCCTCGGCGAGACCTCGCTGCCGGCCGAGACCCGCGACGGCCGCCCGCTGTCGTCGGTCAAGCCCGCCTCCGCGGCCCCCGGCAAGGCAGCCCCGGAGCTGGTCGGTGCGGGTGCACCGGCCTCCGCCACGCGGGCGCCCGCGGCGCCCGACGACGGCCGGCTCCACCCGCCGTCGAACCTGCCCGACGTGCGTCCCGCCCGGCCGACCCCGGTCGGCCCCGGTCCGCGCCGTCCGGGCCCGCCGCCCGGCTTCTCGGGCCGGTTGGAACTGCCCCCGCGCCCGTCGGCGCCCACGCAGCGCCCGCCGCAGGACCCGCGCAGTTACCAGCAGCCGGTGCCGGGGCGCGGCGGACCGCAGGGGCCGGGCCAGGCGCCCGGGCAGCCCTCGCGGCACCGTCAGGGCCCGCCGCCCGGGCCGCACGGAGCCGGCCCGCAGGGCCCGCGCCCGAGTGGTCCGATCGGTCCCGGGCCGAGCGGCCCGATGCCGCGACAGCAGCGCCCGGGCGGCCCGCAGGGGCCACAGGGCGGTCCGCAGGGTCCGCGCCAGCCGTACCCGCCCCGCCCGCAGGGGCCGGGAGGACCGCAGGGTCCGCGCCCGCAGGGTCCGACCGGTGAGGGTCCGCGCCCGCAGCCCGGTCGCCGGCACTCCGAGGACTGA
- a CDS encoding NYN domain-containing protein, translating to MTSLDAPADPQLDVAKRVLLVWDAPNLDMGLGSILGGRPTAAHRPRFDALGRWLLEYTAGLESDIDTRLEPEATVFTNIAPGTADVVRPWVEALRNVGYAVFAKPKIDEDSDVDEDMLDHIDVRRYSPGLGGLLVASADGQAFREPLEEISASGVPVTVLGFREHAAWALASPTLEFVDLEDIAGVFREPLPRVSLDSLPDEGAWLQPFRPLSSLLSSRA from the coding sequence GTGACTTCGCTCGACGCACCCGCCGACCCGCAGCTCGACGTGGCCAAGCGTGTCCTGCTCGTGTGGGACGCGCCCAACCTCGACATGGGGCTGGGGTCGATCCTCGGCGGCCGCCCGACGGCGGCCCACCGCCCGCGCTTCGACGCGCTGGGCCGGTGGCTGCTGGAGTACACGGCCGGCCTGGAATCGGACATCGACACCCGGCTCGAGCCCGAGGCCACCGTCTTCACCAACATCGCTCCGGGCACGGCCGACGTGGTCCGGCCCTGGGTCGAGGCCCTGCGCAACGTGGGCTACGCCGTCTTCGCCAAGCCCAAGATCGACGAGGACAGCGATGTCGACGAGGACATGCTCGACCACATCGATGTCCGGCGGTACTCGCCGGGCCTCGGCGGGCTGCTCGTCGCCTCCGCGGACGGCCAGGCCTTCCGGGAGCCGCTGGAGGAGATCTCCGCAAGCGGCGTACCGGTAACCGTCCTCGGGTTCCGTGAGCACGCCGCCTGGGCGCTGGCGTCCCCTACTCTGGAGTTCGTCGATCTCGAGGACATCGCCGGGGTGTTCCGCGAGCCGCTGCCACGGGTGAGCCTCGATTCGCTGCCCGACGAGGGTGCGTGGCTGCAGCCGTTCCGTCCCCTGTCCTCGCTACTTTCGAGCCGGGCCTAG
- a CDS encoding protein kinase domain-containing protein, which translates to MAGNDQDLEIAGYRVIDRLGAGGMGQVFLVAHPRLPRSDALKLLDGAVSSSEEFQARFIHEADLLAPLSHPNIVHLYDRGRLDDGRLWLTMEYLQGTDAKQLLRERGPLPLALVAEIVSGVAAALDYAYEDFAITHRDVKPANVLVRLRNGRVSAVKLVDFGIAKASTEASSLTVTGTTVGTLGYLSPEAINGVELDNRTDLYSLATAAFELLTGAPPFAGTTIAAVMGAHLYQPVPALHLRGPGLPPELDAVFERALAKDPTERYATSGEFAAALAAIAAAAPDARAAAPSDEDEVDPHYAATTVRQAGPGDDDATTVLPPSSVPAAPAIVGGTPAVELRRGETVDLPAAAEQRLLVTPPRSRAESDLFALVVDGDARVLSEQHLVFYNNPRDPGGIAALTPGDDAGLVLVPRLLPPGARIVVAVASDAPEPTRPTVPAVTVECEGGAWAVPTAPEPGLRAAVLCEAYHRDTADGRVLRLRAIAQGWTDGVAALVRGYGVEVDEGA; encoded by the coding sequence ATGGCGGGGAACGACCAGGACCTGGAGATCGCCGGGTACCGGGTGATCGATCGGCTGGGCGCCGGCGGCATGGGGCAGGTCTTCCTGGTGGCCCATCCGCGGCTGCCGCGCAGCGACGCGCTCAAGCTGCTCGACGGTGCCGTCTCCTCCAGCGAGGAGTTCCAGGCGCGGTTCATCCACGAGGCGGACCTGCTGGCGCCGCTCTCGCACCCGAACATCGTGCACCTCTACGACCGCGGGCGGCTCGACGACGGCCGCCTGTGGCTGACGATGGAGTACCTGCAGGGCACCGACGCCAAGCAGTTGCTGCGCGAGCGCGGCCCGCTGCCGCTGGCGCTGGTCGCCGAGATCGTCAGCGGCGTGGCCGCTGCCCTGGATTACGCGTACGAGGACTTCGCGATCACCCACCGCGACGTCAAACCCGCGAACGTGCTGGTCCGCCTGCGAAACGGGCGGGTGAGCGCGGTGAAACTCGTCGACTTCGGCATCGCCAAGGCCTCCACGGAGGCCAGCTCACTGACGGTCACGGGAACGACCGTCGGGACGCTCGGATACCTCTCCCCCGAGGCGATCAACGGCGTCGAGCTCGACAACCGGACCGACCTGTACTCCCTGGCGACCGCCGCTTTCGAGTTGCTCACGGGCGCACCGCCCTTCGCGGGCACCACGATCGCCGCTGTGATGGGCGCGCACCTGTACCAGCCGGTCCCGGCGCTGCACCTGCGCGGCCCCGGCCTGCCGCCGGAGCTGGACGCGGTCTTCGAGCGCGCCCTCGCCAAGGACCCCACCGAGCGGTACGCGACGAGCGGCGAGTTCGCGGCGGCGCTGGCGGCGATCGCGGCCGCCGCTCCCGATGCCCGTGCCGCGGCCCCGTCGGATGAGGACGAGGTGGATCCGCACTACGCGGCGACCACCGTGCGGCAGGCCGGTCCCGGCGACGACGATGCGACCACCGTCCTGCCTCCCAGCTCTGTCCCCGCGGCGCCCGCGATCGTCGGCGGGACCCCCGCCGTCGAGCTGCGCCGCGGCGAGACCGTCGACCTGCCGGCCGCCGCCGAGCAGCGCCTCCTGGTGACGCCGCCCCGCTCGCGTGCTGAGAGCGACCTGTTCGCGCTGGTCGTGGACGGTGACGCGCGTGTCCTGAGCGAGCAGCACCTGGTGTTCTACAACAATCCCCGCGATCCGGGCGGCATCGCCGCGCTCACGCCGGGAGACGACGCGGGCCTCGTCCTCGTGCCGCGCCTGCTGCCGCCCGGCGCCCGGATCGTGGTCGCGGTCGCATCCGACGCACCCGAACCCACCCGCCCGACGGTGCCGGCCGTCACCGTCGAGTGCGAGGGCGGCGCGTGGGCGGTCCCGACGGCGCCCGAGCCCGGCCTGCGCGCGGCCGTGCTGTGCGAG
- a CDS encoding LppX_LprAFG lipoprotein, with protein sequence MIVRNTRHTALRLASTVVALLAVLGLLAACSKSDGEKVNDAPLPDAKTLIDASSKAARDLHDVQLDLSVDGTVPNLPVKSVSAYLTDQPKLGGQGDADVVYQRSAVKAKFIVTDGDLFVQFGPGQPYNRTGKAVDVYDASAILDPERGIANLIASVREPKVEGREQIGGTEAVRISGIIPGTALAGIVPKAALGDRPLTFWVQEAAPNNLVRANVGFDSGTLTVTLSDWGKKVALLDPKTAK encoded by the coding sequence ATGATCGTGCGTAACACTCGCCACACGGCGCTCCGCCTCGCCTCCACGGTGGTGGCCCTCCTCGCCGTTCTCGGGCTCCTGGCCGCCTGCTCGAAGAGCGACGGGGAGAAGGTGAACGACGCGCCGCTGCCCGATGCCAAGACCCTGATCGACGCATCGTCGAAGGCCGCACGCGACCTGCACGACGTGCAGCTGGACCTCTCCGTCGACGGCACGGTGCCGAACCTGCCGGTCAAGAGCGTCTCCGCCTACCTCACCGACCAGCCCAAGCTCGGGGGGCAGGGCGATGCGGACGTCGTCTACCAGCGCAGTGCGGTCAAGGCGAAGTTCATCGTCACCGACGGTGACCTCTTCGTGCAGTTCGGCCCGGGGCAGCCGTACAACCGGACGGGGAAGGCGGTCGACGTCTACGACGCCTCCGCCATCCTCGACCCCGAGCGGGGCATCGCCAACCTCATCGCGTCCGTCCGCGAGCCCAAGGTCGAGGGCCGCGAGCAGATCGGCGGCACCGAGGCCGTGCGCATCTCCGGCATCATCCCCGGCACCGCGCTGGCCGGCATCGTCCCCAAGGCCGCGCTCGGCGACCGCCCGCTCACCTTCTGGGTGCAGGAGGCGGCGCCGAACAACCTGGTCCGTGCGAACGTCGGCTTCGACTCCGGAACGCTCACCGTGACGCTGTCCGACTGGGGTAAGAAGGTCGCCCTGCTCGACCCGAAGACCGCGAAGTGA